One Coffea arabica cultivar ET-39 chromosome 5e, Coffea Arabica ET-39 HiFi, whole genome shotgun sequence DNA segment encodes these proteins:
- the LOC113743517 gene encoding probable serine/threonine-protein kinase At1g54610 — translation MGCVCCKPSAIEDSRESPRERLSSKTSSDLRVPRAVSSRREDGYRVKDRLENNEGRVVLIDKQINGSARLHGENIERKREKTEYIVTASGHPGVGRMPRATEGEQVAAGWPPWLAAVAGEAIRGWVPRRADSFEKLDKIGQGTYSNVYRARDLDQGKIVALKKVRFDNLEPESVRFMAREIHILRRLDHPNIIKLEGLVTSRMSCSLYLVFEYMEHDLAGLASHPGLKFTEPQVKCYMQQLLRGLDHCHRHGVLHRDIKGSNLLIDNNGILKIADFGLASFFDPHQSQPLTSRVVTLWYRPPELLLGATYYGSAVDLWSTGCILAELYAGKPIMPGRTEVEQLHKIFKLCGSPSEEYWRKSRLPHATIFKPQQPYKRCVADTFKDFPAPALALMEVLLSIDPADRGSASSALQSEFFITKPLPCDPSSLPKYPPSKEFDAKVRDEEARRHAAAGSKGHRYDQERKGTRESRAVPAPDANAELVLSMQKRQGQSNSKSRSEMFNSHQEEVASGFPIDPPRPSQAVDEASNDPQGNLHKRGSHSGPLVHRAAWAKAGKNMEDAPKISNGADLSAMSGLVAARRSVLSEERSEKSGPSQQEVPKLIARFPGSFKETSNSSMKQDQKNQVVTGSYQNEDGRTSNNDPVLIGYGSKGNKIHYSGPIIVPSGKMDQMMKDHDRQVQEAVRRARLDKAKLRKSQADGNQLSINSLFVSGR, via the exons atggGGTGTGTCTGCTGTAAGCCCTCTGCCATTGAGGATAGTAGGGAGAGTCCAAGGGAGAGGCTATCCAGTAAGACATCTTCAGATTTGAGAGTCCCGAGGGCAGTTTCTTCCAGAAGAGAAGATGGGTATAGAGTGAAAGATCGGCTGGAGAATAATGAAGGGAGGGTAGTTTTGATTGACAAGCAAATTAATGGTTCAGCCAGGTTGCATGGTGAGAATATTGAGAGGAAAAGGGAGAAGACTGAGTATATTGTTACAGCCTCTGGCCATCCTGGAGTGGGCAGAATGCCAAGAGCTACAGAAGGGGAGCAGGTTGCTGCTGGTTGGCCACCCTGGTTAGCTGCTGTGGCTGGTGAAGCTATCAGAGGATGGGTGCCTAGGCGTGCTGATTCTTTTGAGAAGTTGGATAAA ATTGGCCAGGGAACTTATAGCAATGTTTATCGTGCTCGAGATCTTGATCAAGGCAAGATTGTGGCTTTGAAGAAGGTAAGGTTTGACAATCTGGAGCCTGAGAGTGTTCGTTTCATGGCTAGGGAAATTCACATTCTTCGCAGGCTTGATCatcctaatataatcaagtTGGAAGGTCTAGTTACATCCCGGATGTCTTGCAGCTTGTACCTTGTTTTTGAGTACATGGAGCATGACCTAGCGGGTCTTGCATCACACCCAGGTCTAAAATTCACTGAACCACAG gtTAAGTGTTACATGCAGCAGCTTCTACGTGGGCTCGATCACTGTCACAGGCATGGTGTTCTGCATCGAGATATAAAGGGTTCCAATCTTTTAATTGACAATAATGGCATACTGAAAATAGCTGACTTTGGTCTGGCAAGTTTCTTTGATCCTCATCAGAGCCAGCCCTTGACAAGCCGTGTTGTGACTCTCTGGTACCGGCCACCTGAACTTCTACTTGGGGCTACTTATTATGGCTCTGCTGTGGATTTGTGGAGTACCGGTTGTATTCTTGCTGAACTTTATGCTGGCAAGCCTATCATGCCCGGACGAACAGAG GTTGAGCAGTTACACAAAATCTTCAAGCTTTGCGGTTCACCCTCTGAGGAGTACTGGAGAAAGTCGAGGTTACCTCATGCAACTATTTTTAAGCCCCAGCAACCTTATAAACGTTGTGTTGCAGATACATTTAAAGACTTTCCTGCACCAGCATTAGCTTTAATGGAGGTTCTACTATCTATAGATCCTGCTGATCGTGGATCTGCATCTTCTGCTCTCCAGAGTGAG TTCTTCATAACAAAACCACTTCCTTGTGATCCTTCGAGCTTGCCAAAGTATCCTCCCAGTAAAGAGTTTGATGCGAAAGTTCGGGATGAAGAAGCTAGAAG ACATGCGGCAGCAGGAAGCAAGGGTCACAGGTATGATCAAGAACGGAAAGGGACAAGAGAATCTCGTGCTGTTCCAGCACCTGATGCCAATGCTGAATTAGTCCTTTCAATGCAG AAAAGACAAGGTCAGTCCAATTCCAAGAGCAGAAGCGAGATGTTCAACTCTCATCAGGAAGAAGTTGCTTCTGGTTTTCCTATTGACCCACCTAGACCATCCCAGGCTGTTGATGAAGCAAGCAATGATCCCCAGGGCAATCTCCATAAGAGGGGTTCCCATTCTGGCCCACTGGTACACCGGGCTGCCTGGGCAAAAGCTGGAAAGAATATGGAAGATGCTCCAAAGATTTCAAATGGAGCTGACTTGTCTGCAATGTCTGGTTTAGTTGCTGCAAGGAGGAGTGTGCTCTCTGAGGAACGCAGTGAGAAGTCTGGTCCTTCTCAGCAGGAAGTTCCCAAACTTATTGCAAGATTTCCCGGATCTTTCAAGGAGACATCGAATTCCTCAATGAAGCAAGATCAAAAGAATCAAGTGGTCACAGGATCTTATCAAAATGAGGATGGAAGAACCAGCAATAACGATCCCGTTCTG ATTGGGTACGGGTCAAAGGGCAATAAAATCCACTATTCAGGACCGATAATAGTACCATCAGGCAAAATGGACCAGATGATGAAAGATCATGATCGGCAAGTTCAAGAAGCTGTAAGACGAGCACGCTTGGACAAGGCAAAATTACGAAAATCTCAGGCTGATGGAAACCAGTTATCAATTAATTCACTATTTGTTTCTGGCCGATGA
- the LOC113688523 gene encoding probable hexosyltransferase MUCI70: MNEVSSGLRSLSFGSLQLHSQNGGLQSQNSSTLRKTSRTLSGSREKERYLPFIFKYLGRRKVIMLILVIIAILALTTGFLTASKEAASESSMLGFDGWFENRTYPVSREVEGTSENGSNVNIHGVCSTNNGSYLPTAYNSTATIAMPAPVMLSHPCKNFAFPPPPPGDARRIGPRPCPVCYIPVEQAIAALPRSASASPVLHHLTYFYEENPMKTEPHGGSDFGGYPSLKQRNDYFNVNKSMTVHCGFIKGCRAGDNTGFDIDLDDLKEMDEFHEIIVASAIFGNYDIIQQPTDISEIAKKNIPFYMFVDEETEAYMKNSSLLDNSKRVGLWRIIVVHNVPYTDPRRNGKVPKLLLHRLFPNVRYSIWIDGKLQLVVDPYQILERFLWRQNATFAISRHYARFDVIVEAEANKAAGKYDNVSIDNQIDFYRKEGLTPYSKAKLPITSDVPEGCVIIREHIPITNLFTCLWFNEVDRFTSRDQLSFSTVRDKIMAKANWTINMFLDCERRNFVIQAYHRDLLERWPPPLPRARVYSPPSSVRYNTPTETSRKKSPVKRVRGGKKPGSRRHRKVVAGNRDNPLLRLLSP; this comes from the exons ATGAACGAAGTGTCATCGGGTCTTCGAAGTTTGAGTTTTGGATCACTGCAGCTGCATTCACAGAATGGTGGGTTGCAGTCTCAGAATTCATCTACACTTCGCAAGACTTCAAGGACCTTGTCTGGTTCGAGGGAGAAGGAGAGGTATCTGCCTTTCATATTCAAGTACTTAGGTCGAAGGAAGGTTATAATGCTGATTTTGGTCATTATTGCAATATTGGCTCTTACCACAGGGTTTCTTACAGCCAGCAAAG AGGCTGCATCAGAGAGCTCTATGTTGGGCTTTGATGGGTGGTTCGAAAACAGGACATATCCTGTGTCCAGAGAAGTTGAAGGGACTTCTGAGAATGGTTCAAATGTTAACATCCATGGTGTGTGCAGTACAAATAATGGCTCTTATCTACCTACGGCTTATAATTCTACCGCAACAATTGCTATGCCAGCTCCTGTTATGCTGAGCCATCCATGTAAAAATTTTGCATTTCCGCCTCCCCCTCCTGGTGATGCTAGACGGATTGGACCACGCC CTTGTCCAGTATGTTATATTCCTGTGGAGCAGGCTATAGCTGCTTTGCCTAGATCTGCATCAGCATCTCCTGTCCTTCATCATTTAACTTATTTTTATGAGGAAAACCCAATGAAAACCGAACCTCATGGAGGCTCTGACTTTGGTGGATATCCTTCTCTGAAGCAAAGAAACGACTATTTTAATGTAAACAAGTCAATGACAGTGCATTGTGG ATTTATCAAAGGATGTAGAGCTGGTGACAACACTGGATTTGATATTGATCTGGATGATCTTAAGGAGATGGATGAGTTCCATGAAATTATTGTTGCATCAGCTATATTTG GAAATTATGATATCATTCAACAGCCAACGGACATCAGTGAAATTGCAAAGAAAAATATACCCTTCTATATGTTTGTTGATGAAGAAACAGAGGCATACATGAAGAATTCTAGCCTCCTGGACAACAGCAAGAGGGTTGGCCTATGGAGAATTATCGTTGTCCACAATGTGCCTTATACTGACCCCAGGCGTAATGGCAAG GTGCCAAAGCTTTTGTTGCATAGGCTCTTTCCCAACGTCCGCTATTCTATTTGGATTGATGGAAAACTTCAGCTTGTTGTGGATCCATATCAAATTCTTGAAAG GTTTTTGTGGCGCCAAAATGCCACTTTTGCAATCTCAAGACATTACGCACGATTTGATGTCATCGTAGAAGCTGAGGCCAATAAAGCTGCAGGGAAGTATGACAATGTCTCTATTGACAACCAGATTGACTTTTATAGAAAGGAGGGTTTAACACCATACTCGAAGGCTAAGCTTCCAATAACTAGTG ATGTTCCTGAAGGATGCGTAATTATACGGGAACACATTCCTATTACCAATCTCTTCACCTGTCTGTGGTTCAATGAAGTTGATCGTTTTACTTCCAGGGATCAGTTGAGCTTTTCAACTGTGAGGGACAAAATCATGGCTAAAGCTAATTGGACCATCAACATGTTTTTGGATTGTGAGCGCAGAAATTTTGTGATACAG GCATATCACAGAGATTTATTGGAGAGATGGCCACCACCTTTGCCACGAGCTAGAGTTTATTCTCCCCCAAGTTCTGTTCGTTATAACACACCCACTGAAACATCAAGGAAGAAAAGCCCCGTTAAACGGGTAAGAGGAGGTAAGAAGCCGGGATCTAGACGGCATCGGAAAGTTGTTGCTGGAAATAGGGATAATCCTTTACTTCGATTACTTTCTCCGTAG